One genomic region from Jiangella sp. DSM 45060 encodes:
- the rpoB gene encoding DNA-directed RNA polymerase subunit beta, protein MLAVTPTTTAGPNVSRRISFAKIREPLDVPNLLALQIDSFDWLLGNERWQARVAAAEAEGRTDVNTTSGLQEILDEISPIEDFSATMSLSFSNPRFEDPKNSIDECKMRDFTYSAPLFVTAEFINNETGEIKSQTVFMGDFPLMTPKGTFIVNGTERVVVSQLVRSPGLYFERSLDKTSDKDIYTAKVIPSRGAWLEFEIDKRDMVGVRLDRKRKQNVTVLLKAMGWTNEQILEEFGDYESMRATLEKDHTTTQDEALLDIYRKMRPGEPPTREAAQQLLENAYFNPKRYDLARVGRYKLGKKLGVDLALDQSTLTMDDIVGTLRYLVRLHANETELTTGDTTVPVEVDDIDHFGNRRIRTVGELIQNQVRTGLSRMERVVRERMTTQDVEAITPQTLINIRPVVAAIKEFFGTSQLSQFMDQTNPLAGLTHKRRLNALGPGGLSRERAGMEVRDVHPSHYGRMCPIETPEGPNIGLIGSLATYGRINPFGFIETPYRRVIDGQVTDDIEYLSADEEDRRVIAQANAPLTDDSRFAEDKVLVRKRGGEIETVPGAEVDYMDVSPRQMVSVATAMIPFLEHDDANRALMGSNMQRQAVPLLRSESPLVGTGMESHAAEDAGDVILAEKSGVVTELSADYITVMADDGTYQTYQLAKFRRSNAGSCINQRPVVDEGQRIEAGQVIADGPSTELGEMALGKNLLVAFMSWEGHNYEDAIVISQRLIQDDVLTSIKIEEHEVDARDTKLGPEEITRDIPNVSDEVLADLDERGIIRIGAEVTNGDILVGKVTPKGETELTPEERLLRAIFGEKAREVRDTSLKVPHGESGKVIGVRVFDRDEGDELPPGVNQLVRVYIAQMRKIQDGDKLAGRHGNKGVIAKILPVEDMPFLEDGTPVDMVLNPLGVPSRMNLGQVMETHLGWVAKTGWQVEGDDEEWKTRLRGIGAAEAPADTKVATPVFDGAREDEIAGLLGSTLKTRDGVRLVGGDGKAQLFDGRSGEPFPKPVAVGYMYILKLNHHVDDKIHARSTGPYSMVTQQPLGGKAQFGGQRFGEMEVWALQAYGAAYALQELLTIKSDDVPGRVKVYEAIVKGENIPESGIPESFKVLFKEMQALCLNVEVLSSDGSQIEMRETDEDVFRAAEELGIDLSRREPSSVEEV, encoded by the coding sequence CTGTTGGCCGTCACGCCCACCACCACTGCTGGCCCCAATGTCTCGCGTCGTATCTCTTTTGCCAAGATTCGCGAACCTCTTGACGTCCCGAACCTGCTCGCCCTCCAGATAGACAGCTTCGACTGGCTGCTCGGCAACGAGCGCTGGCAGGCGCGTGTCGCCGCCGCCGAGGCCGAGGGGCGTACCGACGTCAACACCACCTCGGGCCTGCAGGAGATCCTCGACGAGATCAGTCCCATCGAGGACTTCTCGGCGACGATGTCGCTGTCGTTCTCGAACCCCCGGTTCGAGGACCCGAAGAACAGCATCGACGAGTGCAAGATGCGCGACTTCACGTACTCCGCGCCGCTGTTCGTCACCGCCGAGTTCATCAACAACGAGACCGGCGAGATCAAGTCCCAGACCGTGTTCATGGGCGACTTCCCGCTCATGACCCCGAAGGGGACGTTCATCGTCAACGGCACCGAGCGCGTCGTCGTGTCGCAGCTGGTGCGGTCGCCGGGCCTGTACTTCGAGCGCTCGCTCGACAAGACGTCCGACAAGGACATCTACACCGCCAAGGTCATCCCGTCGCGGGGCGCCTGGCTCGAGTTCGAGATCGACAAGCGCGACATGGTCGGCGTCCGCCTCGACCGCAAGCGCAAGCAGAACGTCACGGTGCTGCTCAAGGCCATGGGCTGGACGAACGAGCAGATCCTCGAGGAGTTCGGCGACTACGAGTCGATGCGCGCCACCCTGGAGAAGGACCACACCACCACCCAGGACGAAGCGCTGCTCGACATCTACCGGAAGATGCGTCCGGGCGAGCCGCCCACGCGCGAGGCCGCTCAGCAGCTGCTCGAGAACGCCTACTTCAACCCGAAGCGCTACGACCTCGCCCGCGTCGGCCGGTACAAGCTGGGCAAGAAGCTCGGCGTCGACCTCGCGCTCGACCAGAGCACGCTGACCATGGACGACATCGTCGGCACGCTGCGCTACCTCGTGCGGCTGCACGCCAACGAGACGGAGCTGACGACCGGCGACACCACGGTGCCGGTCGAGGTCGACGACATCGACCACTTCGGCAACCGCCGCATCCGCACGGTCGGCGAGCTCATCCAGAACCAGGTCCGCACCGGTCTGTCGCGCATGGAGCGCGTCGTCCGCGAGCGCATGACCACGCAGGACGTCGAGGCCATCACGCCGCAGACGCTGATCAACATCCGTCCGGTCGTGGCCGCGATCAAGGAGTTCTTCGGAACGTCCCAGCTGTCGCAGTTCATGGACCAGACCAACCCGCTGGCCGGGCTGACGCACAAGCGCCGGCTCAACGCGCTGGGTCCGGGTGGTCTGTCCCGCGAGCGGGCCGGCATGGAGGTCCGCGACGTCCACCCGTCGCACTACGGCCGCATGTGTCCCATCGAGACCCCTGAAGGCCCGAACATCGGCCTCATCGGCTCGCTGGCCACATACGGGCGCATCAACCCGTTCGGCTTCATCGAGACGCCGTACCGCCGGGTCATCGACGGCCAGGTCACCGACGACATCGAGTACCTGAGCGCCGACGAGGAGGACCGCCGGGTCATCGCGCAGGCCAACGCGCCGCTGACCGACGACAGCCGGTTCGCCGAAGACAAGGTGCTGGTGCGCAAGCGCGGCGGCGAGATCGAGACCGTGCCGGGCGCCGAGGTCGACTACATGGACGTCTCGCCGCGGCAGATGGTGTCCGTGGCCACCGCCATGATCCCGTTCCTCGAGCACGACGACGCCAACCGCGCGCTCATGGGCTCGAACATGCAGCGCCAGGCCGTGCCGCTGCTCCGCTCCGAGTCGCCGCTGGTCGGCACCGGCATGGAGTCGCACGCGGCCGAGGACGCCGGCGACGTCATCCTGGCCGAGAAGAGCGGTGTGGTCACCGAGCTGTCGGCCGACTACATCACCGTCATGGCCGACGACGGCACCTACCAGACCTACCAGCTGGCCAAGTTCCGCCGCTCCAACGCCGGGTCGTGCATCAACCAGCGCCCCGTCGTCGACGAAGGGCAGCGCATCGAGGCCGGCCAGGTCATCGCCGACGGCCCGTCCACCGAGCTCGGTGAGATGGCGCTGGGCAAGAACCTGCTGGTCGCGTTCATGTCGTGGGAGGGCCACAACTACGAGGACGCCATCGTCATCTCGCAGCGGCTCATCCAGGACGACGTCCTCACCTCGATCAAGATCGAGGAGCACGAGGTCGACGCCCGCGACACCAAGCTGGGCCCCGAGGAGATCACGCGGGACATCCCGAACGTCTCCGACGAGGTACTGGCCGACCTCGACGAGCGCGGCATCATCCGCATCGGCGCCGAGGTCACCAACGGCGACATCCTGGTCGGCAAGGTCACCCCGAAGGGCGAGACCGAGCTGACCCCGGAGGAGCGGCTGCTCCGCGCGATCTTCGGTGAGAAGGCGCGCGAGGTCCGCGACACCTCGCTGAAGGTGCCCCACGGCGAGTCCGGCAAGGTCATCGGCGTCCGGGTGTTCGACCGCGACGAGGGCGACGAGCTCCCGCCGGGCGTCAACCAGCTGGTCCGCGTCTACATCGCTCAGATGCGCAAGATCCAGGACGGCGACAAGCTCGCCGGCCGCCACGGCAACAAGGGCGTCATCGCCAAGATCCTCCCGGTCGAGGACATGCCGTTCCTCGAGGACGGCACCCCGGTCGACATGGTGCTGAACCCGCTGGGCGTCCCGAGCCGCATGAACCTCGGCCAGGTCATGGAGACCCACCTCGGGTGGGTGGCCAAGACCGGCTGGCAGGTCGAGGGCGACGACGAGGAGTGGAAGACGCGGCTGCGCGGCATCGGCGCCGCCGAGGCGCCGGCCGACACCAAGGTCGCCACGCCGGTCTTCGACGGTGCGCGCGAGGACGAGATCGCCGGCCTGCTCGGGTCGACGCTCAAGACCCGCGACGGCGTCCGCCTGGTGGGTGGCGACGGCAAGGCCCAGCTGTTCGACGGCCGGTCCGGTGAGCCGTTCCCGAAGCCGGTGGCGGTGGGCTACATGTACATCCTGAAGCTCAACCACCACGTCGACGACAAGATCCACGCCCGGTCGACCGGTCCGTACTCGATGGTCACCCAGCAGCCGCTGGGTGGTAAGGCGCAGTTCGGCGGCCAGCGTTTCGGCGAGATGGAGGTCTGGGCACTCCAGGCCTACGGCGCCGCGTACGCGCTGCAGGAGCTGCTCACCATCAAGTCCGACGACGTCCCCGGCCGGGTCAAGGTCTACGAGGCCATCGTCAAGGGCGAGAACATCCCCGAGTCGGGTATCCCCGAGTCGTTCAAGGTGCTGTTCAAGGAGATGCAGGCGTTGTGCCTCAACGTCGAAGTGCTCTCCAGTGACGGATCGCAGATCGAGATGCGGGAGACCGACGAAGACGTCTTCCGCGCGGCCGAAGAACTCGGAATCGACCTGTCCCGGCGCGAGCCGAGCAGCGTCGAAGAGGTCTGA
- the nusG gene encoding transcription termination/antitermination protein NusG: MSEHESTIEDAETEQSPAGEPGPAEAAPEAEAAESGESGTDDADDATGADESEETDPLAEFRRVLRAKPGEWFVVQTYSGMENRVRANLENRIGSLNMEDFIFEIEVPTEEVAEIKNGQRRLVKRNRFPGYVLVRMDMTDESWSAVRNTPAVTGFVGHAHQPIPLGLDEVERWLAPQVAEQAKPAEEKKQVEVVDFQVGDSVMVVDGPFATLHATINEINADSQKIKGLVEIFGRETPVELSFNQIQKL; the protein is encoded by the coding sequence GTGTCCGAGCACGAGTCGACCATCGAGGACGCCGAGACCGAGCAGTCGCCCGCGGGCGAGCCCGGTCCGGCCGAGGCTGCCCCCGAGGCGGAGGCCGCCGAGTCCGGGGAGTCCGGCACGGACGACGCCGACGACGCCACCGGCGCCGACGAGTCCGAGGAGACCGACCCGCTGGCCGAGTTCCGCCGGGTGCTGCGCGCCAAGCCGGGCGAGTGGTTCGTCGTCCAGACCTACTCCGGCATGGAGAACCGGGTCCGGGCCAACCTCGAGAACCGCATCGGCAGCCTCAACATGGAGGACTTCATCTTCGAGATCGAGGTCCCGACCGAAGAGGTCGCCGAGATCAAGAACGGCCAGCGCCGCCTGGTGAAGCGCAACCGCTTCCCCGGCTACGTGCTCGTGCGCATGGACATGACCGACGAGTCGTGGTCCGCGGTCCGCAACACCCCGGCCGTCACCGGGTTCGTCGGGCACGCGCACCAGCCCATCCCGCTGGGCCTCGACGAGGTCGAGCGGTGGCTCGCACCGCAGGTGGCCGAGCAGGCCAAGCCGGCCGAGGAGAAGAAGCAGGTCGAGGTCGTAGACTTCCAGGTCGGCGACTCCGTCATGGTGGTCGACGGGCCGTTCGCCACCCTGCACGCGACCATCAACGAGATCAACGCCGACTCCCAGAAGATCAAGGGACTGGTCGAGATCTTCGGCCGCGAGACCCCCGTCGAGCTCTCGTTCAACCAGATCCAGAAGCTCTGA
- the rplA gene encoding 50S ribosomal protein L1 has protein sequence MKRSKSYRAAAEKIDRDRLYNPAEAVKLARETSTTKYDSTVEVALRLGVDPRKADQMVRGTVNLPHGTGKTARVLVFAVGPKAEEAKAAGADIVGGDELVEEVQGGRLDFDAVVATPDLMGKVGRLGRVLGPRGLMPNPKTGTVTMDVEKAVSDIKGGKIEFRVDRHANLHFIIGKTSFTEQALADNYAAALDEVNRLKPSASKGRYIRKATLTTTMGPSIPLDPSKVRAAESADA, from the coding sequence ATGAAGCGCAGCAAGTCCTACCGCGCCGCGGCCGAGAAGATCGACCGCGACCGCCTGTACAACCCCGCCGAGGCCGTCAAGCTGGCCCGCGAGACGTCGACCACCAAGTACGACTCCACCGTCGAGGTCGCGCTGCGGCTGGGCGTCGACCCCCGCAAGGCGGACCAGATGGTCCGCGGCACCGTCAACCTCCCGCACGGCACCGGCAAGACCGCTCGGGTCCTGGTCTTCGCCGTCGGTCCGAAGGCCGAGGAGGCCAAGGCGGCGGGTGCTGACATCGTCGGCGGCGACGAGCTGGTCGAGGAGGTCCAGGGCGGCCGGCTCGACTTCGACGCCGTGGTCGCCACGCCCGACCTCATGGGCAAGGTCGGCCGGCTGGGCCGGGTGCTCGGCCCGCGCGGCCTGATGCCGAACCCCAAGACCGGCACCGTCACCATGGACGTCGAGAAGGCCGTGTCCGACATCAAGGGCGGCAAGATCGAGTTCCGGGTCGACCGCCACGCCAACCTGCACTTCATCATCGGCAAGACGTCGTTCACCGAGCAGGCACTCGCCGACAACTACGCTGCCGCGCTCGACGAGGTCAACCGGCTCAAGCCGTCGGCGTCGAAGGGCCGCTACATCCGCAAGGCGACGCTCACCACGACCATGGGCCCGAGCATTCCGCTCGACCCGTCGAAGGTCCGTGCGGCGGAGTCCGCCGACGCATGA
- a CDS encoding alpha/beta-hydrolase family protein, which produces MTQLLDRGASARRGLPSVRQIPVLGRFLVWLRPDYGGLIGAVCFFCWSLTPTLLPRVWVYQAMVSGLTATIGYALGVLIAWVVRLVVRRARPQLLAPSARTRLIAWWGLAGVSAAAIAWYLADNAAWQTELRALMDVESPGPNHYLLILLVAGAIFVVFLALARLLRGASRRLRRFFGRWVPPQVALVASVLCVGGVAFWSWTGLLYPTLLGVANDAFAAVNMETEAGNNAPGSATHSGGPGSLVTWDSLGRKGREFVSSGPTVDDLTQFSGRPALDPVRAYVGMDSAETPAGLASLAVRELERAGGFDREVLVVVTTTGTGWVDGAAADALEYLYNGDSAIVAMQYSYLPSWISFVADQEQVRIAGQALFEAVHEAWLERPPSQRPKLLVYGESLGAMGSASAFDSLDDLRSKVDGALWVGSPSRHGLRTELTAERDAGSPARLPVVDGGREVKFWGGWQEPMDLTFDDGPPVLFLQHASDPVTLWSWDLMFERPEWIDEEHGPDVLPTLDWYPFVTFWQVTADMALSATVPAGHGHNYGGELVDAWLAVAPPDDWPAGRTDELRDMVHSFQDQKTGPFG; this is translated from the coding sequence GTGACGCAGCTGCTCGACCGTGGCGCGTCCGCCCGCCGCGGGCTGCCGTCGGTGCGGCAGATCCCGGTGCTCGGCCGGTTCCTGGTCTGGCTGCGGCCCGACTACGGCGGCCTGATCGGCGCCGTCTGCTTCTTCTGCTGGTCGCTGACGCCGACGCTGCTGCCACGTGTGTGGGTCTACCAAGCGATGGTGAGCGGACTGACGGCGACCATCGGCTACGCGCTCGGCGTGCTGATCGCCTGGGTGGTCCGGCTCGTCGTGCGCCGGGCGCGGCCGCAGTTGCTGGCGCCGTCCGCTCGGACCCGGCTGATCGCCTGGTGGGGCCTGGCAGGCGTGTCGGCCGCGGCGATCGCCTGGTACCTCGCCGACAACGCCGCCTGGCAGACCGAACTGCGCGCCCTGATGGACGTCGAGAGCCCGGGGCCCAACCACTACCTGCTGATCCTGCTGGTCGCCGGCGCCATCTTCGTGGTGTTCCTGGCGCTGGCCCGGCTCCTGCGCGGCGCGTCGCGGCGGCTGCGCCGGTTCTTCGGCCGGTGGGTGCCGCCTCAGGTCGCGCTGGTCGCGTCGGTGCTGTGCGTCGGCGGGGTGGCGTTCTGGTCGTGGACCGGGCTGCTCTACCCGACGCTGCTGGGCGTGGCCAACGACGCGTTCGCGGCGGTCAACATGGAGACCGAGGCCGGCAACAACGCGCCCGGCTCCGCGACGCACTCCGGCGGCCCCGGCTCGCTGGTGACGTGGGACTCGCTCGGCCGCAAGGGCCGCGAGTTCGTGTCGTCCGGGCCGACGGTGGACGACCTGACGCAGTTCAGCGGCCGGCCGGCGCTCGACCCGGTCCGGGCCTACGTCGGCATGGACTCCGCCGAGACGCCGGCCGGGCTGGCGTCGCTGGCCGTGCGTGAGCTGGAGCGGGCCGGCGGCTTCGACCGTGAGGTCCTCGTGGTGGTGACGACGACCGGCACTGGCTGGGTCGACGGCGCCGCGGCCGATGCGCTGGAGTACCTCTACAACGGCGACTCCGCCATCGTCGCGATGCAGTACTCCTACCTGCCGAGCTGGATCTCGTTCGTCGCCGACCAGGAGCAGGTCCGCATCGCCGGCCAGGCGCTGTTCGAGGCCGTCCACGAGGCGTGGCTGGAGCGTCCGCCGTCGCAGCGGCCGAAGTTGCTCGTGTACGGCGAGAGCCTCGGCGCCATGGGCAGCGCGTCCGCGTTCGACTCGCTGGACGACCTGCGCTCGAAGGTCGACGGCGCGCTCTGGGTCGGCTCGCCCAGCCGGCACGGGCTGCGCACGGAGCTGACGGCCGAGCGCGACGCCGGCTCGCCGGCCCGGCTGCCCGTCGTCGACGGCGGTCGCGAGGTGAAGTTCTGGGGCGGCTGGCAGGAGCCGATGGACCTCACCTTCGACGACGGCCCGCCGGTGCTGTTCCTGCAGCACGCCTCCGATCCCGTGACGCTGTGGTCGTGGGACCTGATGTTCGAGCGGCCGGAGTGGATCGACGAAGAGCACGGGCCCGACGTCCTGCCCACCCTCGACTGGTATCCGTTCGTCACGTTCTGGCAGGTCACTGCCGATATGGCGCTGTCGGCGACGGTCCCGGCCGGGCACGGGCACAACTACGGCGGCGAGCTGGTCGACGCCTGGCTGGCGGTCGCGCCGCCGGACGACTGGCCGGCCGGGCGCACCGACGAGCTGCGCGACATGGTGCACTCGTTCCAGGACCAGAAGACCGGCCCGTTCGGCTGA
- the rplL gene encoding 50S ribosomal protein L7/L12 yields the protein MAKLNSDELLDAFKEMTLIELSEFVKKFEETFEVTAAAPVAVAAATGPAGPAGAAPAEEEKDEFDVVLESAGDKKIQVIKEVRALTSLGLKEAKDLVEAAPKPLLEKVNKEAADKAKEALEAAGATVSVK from the coding sequence ATGGCGAAGCTCAACAGCGACGAGCTGCTCGACGCGTTCAAGGAGATGACTCTGATCGAGCTCTCCGAGTTCGTGAAGAAGTTCGAGGAGACCTTCGAGGTCACCGCGGCCGCCCCGGTCGCCGTCGCCGCCGCTACCGGTCCCGCTGGTCCCGCCGGCGCCGCCCCGGCCGAGGAGGAGAAGGACGAGTTCGACGTCGTCCTCGAGTCGGCCGGCGACAAGAAGATCCAGGTCATCAAGGAGGTCCGCGCGCTGACGTCGCTCGGCCTCAAGGAGGCCAAGGACCTCGTCGAGGCCGCGCCGAAGCCGCTGCTGGAGAAGGTCAACAAGGAGGCCGCGGACAAGGCCAAGGAGGCCCTCGAGGCCGCCGGCGCCACCGTCTCCGTCAAGTGA
- the rplK gene encoding 50S ribosomal protein L11 → MPAKKKVAGLIKLQIQAGQATPAPPVGPALGQHGVNIMEFCKAYNAATESQRGNVIPVEITVYEDRTFTFVTKTPPAAKLILKAAGIDKGSGEPHRVKVASISREQLRAIAEQKMPDLNANDVEAAEKIIAGTARQMGVTVAD, encoded by the coding sequence ATGCCAGCGAAGAAGAAGGTCGCAGGCCTGATCAAGCTCCAGATCCAGGCCGGCCAGGCGACCCCCGCACCGCCGGTCGGCCCCGCGCTGGGCCAGCACGGCGTCAACATCATGGAGTTCTGCAAGGCGTACAACGCGGCCACCGAGTCGCAGCGCGGCAACGTCATCCCGGTGGAGATCACGGTCTACGAGGACCGCACCTTCACCTTCGTCACGAAGACGCCGCCGGCCGCCAAGCTGATCCTCAAGGCCGCGGGCATCGACAAGGGCTCCGGCGAGCCGCACCGCGTGAAGGTCGCGTCGATCAGCCGCGAGCAGCTGCGGGCCATCGCCGAGCAGAAGATGCCCGACCTCAACGCCAACGACGTCGAGGCCGCCGAGAAGATCATCGCGGGCACCGCCCGTCAGATGGGCGTCACGGTCGCCGACTGA
- the secE gene encoding preprotein translocase subunit SecE, giving the protein MTETSGKTATPERPRSPRRRGPFARLSLWIRQVVAELRKVVYPTRKELLTYTAVVLVFVAIMIATVSLLDLGLGWAMFKVFG; this is encoded by the coding sequence GTGACGGAGACCAGCGGCAAGACCGCTACACCCGAGCGTCCGCGTTCGCCCCGGCGCCGCGGGCCGTTCGCCCGGCTGTCGCTCTGGATCCGCCAGGTCGTGGCCGAGCTGCGGAAGGTCGTCTACCCGACCCGCAAGGAGCTGCTGACATACACGGCCGTCGTGCTCGTCTTCGTGGCGATCATGATCGCCACCGTCTCGCTGCTCGATCTGGGCCTGGGCTGGGCGATGTTCAAGGTCTTCGGCTGA
- a CDS encoding M14 family zinc carboxypeptidase, with amino-acid sequence MATATVPVRLAAGALALGLAGALFAGPVAAGRPAPSATLPGAEVTVVRVEAGTDDDRRRLLGLGLDVVDADESGAELFLYDDAEAAALRAAGFDPVVVDHDRSPAALALEATRAAEERAEATAATSELPTGRVSYRTLDEIEAELAALEAAYPDLVRRFALPHPTLLGRTVYGVEISRDVHAPSGEPVFLTTGVHHAREWPTAEVTLEFAWDVLQHDGADERVTRLLDSTTMIVVPVVNPDGYELSRSLVNEQKRKNCRVEHGVVPTYEQCADPVNANRGVDLNRNYAPFWGGPGSSGSQTASNHYGEAPYSEPEIRNIAELTAAHQVTVAVHNHSPDGRLLRAPSSPLEPVPADVEAYDALAQELGAALDWPAGPWPEIYYEASGVAEQNAYYTAGIFGFTTEMTPGHDGLARFHPPYEYVVDQYFGTGSYPGSSMREALLIAWDAAADPALHSVLTGRAKAGVELTISKDVVVDSSPMAGAVLSTPVALSSTLTVPASGRFEWHVQPSPRPSQYESARLPESWTVSCRNRSGRVVHSQQVTIERGQSTDLDLRRCPAVAPRGR; translated from the coding sequence GTGGCCACAGCGACCGTCCCCGTCCGTCTCGCCGCCGGCGCGCTCGCGCTCGGCCTGGCCGGAGCGCTCTTCGCCGGGCCGGTCGCGGCCGGCCGCCCCGCACCGTCCGCCACTCTGCCCGGCGCGGAGGTCACCGTGGTCCGCGTCGAAGCGGGGACCGACGACGACCGCCGCCGGCTGCTCGGCCTCGGCCTGGACGTCGTCGACGCCGACGAGAGCGGCGCCGAGCTGTTCCTCTACGACGACGCCGAGGCGGCGGCCCTGCGCGCCGCCGGGTTCGACCCGGTCGTCGTCGACCACGACCGGTCGCCGGCCGCGCTTGCGCTGGAGGCGACCCGCGCCGCCGAGGAGCGGGCGGAGGCCACGGCGGCGACGTCCGAGCTGCCGACCGGGCGGGTGTCGTACCGCACGCTGGACGAGATCGAGGCCGAGCTGGCCGCGCTGGAGGCGGCGTACCCGGACCTCGTGCGCCGGTTCGCGCTGCCGCACCCGACGCTGCTCGGCCGCACCGTGTACGGCGTCGAGATCTCCCGCGACGTGCACGCGCCGTCCGGTGAGCCGGTGTTCCTCACCACCGGCGTGCACCACGCGCGCGAGTGGCCGACCGCCGAGGTCACGCTGGAGTTCGCGTGGGACGTGCTCCAGCACGACGGCGCCGACGAGCGCGTCACCCGGCTGCTGGACAGCACGACGATGATCGTGGTGCCCGTGGTGAACCCGGACGGCTACGAGCTGTCGCGCAGCCTCGTCAACGAGCAGAAGCGGAAGAACTGCCGGGTGGAGCACGGCGTCGTCCCCACGTACGAGCAGTGCGCCGACCCCGTCAACGCGAACCGGGGCGTCGACCTCAACCGCAACTACGCGCCGTTCTGGGGCGGGCCCGGGTCCAGCGGCAGCCAGACCGCGAGCAACCACTACGGCGAGGCGCCGTACTCCGAGCCGGAGATCCGCAACATCGCCGAGCTGACCGCCGCCCACCAGGTCACCGTCGCCGTGCACAACCACTCGCCGGACGGCCGCCTGCTGCGCGCCCCCAGCTCGCCGCTGGAGCCGGTGCCGGCCGACGTCGAGGCGTACGACGCGCTGGCCCAGGAGCTGGGCGCCGCGCTGGACTGGCCGGCCGGGCCGTGGCCGGAGATCTACTACGAGGCCAGCGGCGTCGCCGAGCAGAACGCCTACTACACCGCCGGGATCTTCGGGTTCACGACGGAGATGACGCCCGGCCACGACGGGCTGGCGCGATTCCACCCGCCGTACGAGTACGTCGTCGACCAGTACTTCGGCACCGGCAGCTACCCCGGGTCCAGCATGCGCGAGGCGCTGCTGATCGCGTGGGACGCCGCCGCGGACCCGGCGCTGCACTCGGTGCTCACCGGGCGGGCCAAGGCCGGTGTCGAGCTGACGATCTCGAAGGACGTCGTCGTCGACTCCTCGCCGATGGCGGGCGCGGTCCTCTCGACCCCGGTGGCGCTCTCGTCGACGCTGACGGTGCCGGCGAGCGGCCGGTTCGAGTGGCACGTCCAGCCGTCGCCGCGGCCCAGCCAGTACGAGTCCGCGCGGCTGCCGGAGAGTTGGACGGTGTCCTGCCGCAACCGCTCCGGCCGGGTCGTGCACAGCCAGCAGGTGACGATCGAGCGCGGCCAGAGCACCGACCTGGACCTGCGCCGTTGCCCGGCCGTGGCGCCGCGGGGCCGCTAG
- the rplJ gene encoding 50S ribosomal protein L10 — protein MARPDKAAAVAELADEFRASNAVVLTEYRGLTVKQLTELRRSLGGNASYAVVKNTLTKIAAKEAGVSGLDDYLSGPSAIAFVKGDPVEAAKGLRDFAKANPVLVVKGGLLDGAPLTGEEITKLADLESRDVLLAKLAGAMKASLQNAVSLFNAPLAQTARVVEALRQKVEAEAPAAEAPAAEAADAAEPAEQNEG, from the coding sequence ATGGCGAGGCCTGACAAGGCAGCCGCGGTCGCCGAGCTCGCGGACGAGTTCCGTGCCAGCAACGCGGTCGTGCTGACCGAGTACCGCGGCCTCACCGTCAAGCAGCTGACGGAACTGCGTCGGTCGCTCGGTGGGAACGCGTCCTACGCCGTGGTGAAGAACACGCTGACCAAGATCGCGGCGAAGGAAGCCGGGGTCTCGGGGCTCGACGACTACCTCTCCGGCCCGTCGGCCATCGCCTTCGTCAAGGGCGACCCGGTCGAGGCCGCGAAGGGTCTGCGTGACTTCGCCAAGGCGAACCCCGTCCTCGTGGTGAAGGGTGGCCTGCTCGACGGGGCGCCGCTCACCGGCGAGGAGATCACGAAGCTCGCCGACCTCGAGTCGCGCGACGTCCTGCTGGCCAAGCTGGCCGGTGCGATGAAGGCTTCGCTGCAGAACGCGGTGTCGCTGTTCAACGCGCCGCTGGCGCAGACCGCTCGCGTCGTCGAGGCGCTGCGGCAGAAGGTCGAAGCCGAGGCGCCTGCCGCCGAGGCACCCGCCGCCGAGGCCGCCGACGCGGCCGAGCCGGCGGAGCAGAACGAGGGCTGA